One part of the Mya arenaria isolate MELC-2E11 chromosome 3, ASM2691426v1 genome encodes these proteins:
- the LOC128228359 gene encoding uncharacterized protein LOC128228359 — protein sequence MGDVNSSRRFLRLFIWICIVISFVQTVTMAETMCVQTPCKWGYCCDESGNTTVSELPCCCNSTAVGLSTQCISHSTSGMLGIGLFSLPIWLSSLTMLTSA from the exons atgggcGACGTAAATTCATCAAGAAGGTTTTTAAGGTTATTCATATGGATATGTATTGTAATCTCATTTGTTCAAACGGTCACCATG GCAGAGACAATGTGCGTACAGACACCGTGCA AATGGGGATACTGTTGCGACGAAAGTGGGAACACAACAGTTTCAGAACTGCCCTGTTGTTGTAATTCAACGGCCGTTGGTCTTTCAACGCAATGCATAAGCCATTCAACGAGCGGAATGTTGGGG ATTGGGTTGTTCTCATTGCCGATCTGGTTGTCGTCGCTTACCATGCTGACTTCAGCCTAG